From a single Pseudomonas sp. A34-9 genomic region:
- a CDS encoding cupin domain-containing protein, which yields MNIQNVVDISLTGSEAERYRPDPAKVLKGDPEQAVFHQYESPCGQMGVGVWEGAVGQWTVNYTEHEYCEILQGVSVLRDSDGNAKTLRVGDRFVIPAGFRGTWEVLEACRKIYVIFEQKA from the coding sequence ATGAACATCCAGAACGTCGTCGACATCAGCCTGACCGGCAGCGAAGCCGAACGCTATCGCCCGGACCCGGCCAAAGTGCTCAAGGGCGACCCCGAACAAGCCGTATTCCATCAATACGAAAGCCCTTGCGGGCAAATGGGTGTCGGCGTGTGGGAAGGTGCGGTGGGCCAGTGGACGGTGAACTACACCGAACATGAATATTGCGAAATCCTGCAGGGGGTTTCGGTGCTGCGTGACAGCGATGGCAATGCCAAGACATTGCGCGTGGGCGACCGCTTTGTGATTCCGGCGGGTTTCCGTGGCACTTGGGAAGTGCTGGAGGCGTGCCGCAAGATCTATGTGATCTTCGAACAGAAAGCCTGA
- the rpmB gene encoding 50S ribosomal protein L28: MSRVCQVTGKGPVTGNNISHANNKTRRRFLPNLQHHRFWVEEEKRFVRLRVSAKGMRIIDKRGITVVLAELRRDGKI, encoded by the coding sequence ATGTCGAGAGTATGTCAAGTTACCGGTAAGGGTCCGGTGACTGGGAATAACATTTCCCACGCAAACAACAAAACCCGTCGTCGTTTCCTGCCGAACCTGCAGCATCACCGCTTCTGGGTTGAAGAAGAGAAACGTTTCGTGCGTCTGCGCGTATCTGCCAAAGGCATGCGTATCATCGACAAGCGCGGCATCACTGTCGTGCTGGCCGAACTTCGCCGCGATGGCAAGATTTAA
- a CDS encoding ABC transporter substrate-binding protein translates to MRLAALSLLLAPLLLSPLAQAAALSVCTEASPEGFDVVQYNSLTTTNASADVLMNRLVDFDTTSGKVVPSLADSWEVSTDGLTYVFKLHPQVKFQTTDYFKPSRELTAEDVKFSFDRMLDPANPWHKVAQSGFPHAQSMQLPALIKKIDALDPLTVRFTLDHPDSTFLATLSMGFASIYSAEYADKLMKAGATDKLNSQPIGTGPFVFNRFQKDAAIRYKANPDYFGGKPAVDPLIFAITPDANVRLQKLRRNECQIALSPKPLDVQAALKEPTLKVEKTDAFMTAFVGINSQHAPLDKPEVRQAINLAFDKANYIKAVFEDTAEAANGPYPPNTWSYAKSLPGYPHDVAKAKALMAKAGLKDGFQTTIWTRPSGSLLNPNPSLGAQLLQSDLAEIGIQAEIRVIEWGELIRRAKAGEHDLLFMGWAGDNGDPDNFLTPQFSCAAVKSGTNFARYCNADLDKLISAGKTTSEQGVRTKLYEQAQTQIQQQALWLPLAHPTAYALTRKDVQGYSVSPFGRQDYSKVNLK, encoded by the coding sequence ATGCGCCTCGCTGCCCTATCCCTGTTGCTCGCCCCGCTCCTGCTGAGCCCCCTGGCCCAGGCCGCCGCGCTGAGCGTCTGCACCGAGGCCAGCCCTGAAGGGTTCGACGTGGTGCAATACAACTCGCTGACCACCACCAACGCCTCGGCCGACGTGCTGATGAACCGCCTGGTGGATTTTGACACCACGAGTGGCAAAGTCGTCCCGAGCCTGGCCGACAGCTGGGAAGTCAGCACCGACGGCCTGACTTACGTGTTCAAGCTACACCCGCAGGTGAAGTTTCAAACGACCGATTACTTCAAGCCGAGCCGCGAGCTAACCGCTGAAGACGTCAAGTTCAGCTTCGACCGCATGCTCGACCCGGCCAACCCGTGGCACAAAGTCGCCCAGAGCGGCTTCCCGCATGCGCAATCGATGCAGTTGCCGGCACTGATCAAGAAAATCGACGCACTTGATCCGCTAACCGTGCGCTTCACCCTTGATCATCCGGATTCGACGTTCCTGGCGACGCTGAGCATGGGCTTCGCTTCGATCTACTCCGCCGAATACGCCGACAAGCTGATGAAGGCCGGCGCCACCGACAAGCTCAACAGCCAGCCGATTGGCACCGGCCCGTTTGTCTTCAACCGTTTCCAGAAAGACGCGGCGATCCGCTACAAGGCCAACCCGGATTACTTCGGTGGCAAGCCTGCGGTGGATCCGTTGATCTTCGCCATTACCCCGGACGCCAACGTGCGCCTGCAAAAACTGCGGCGCAATGAATGCCAGATCGCCCTGTCGCCAAAACCACTGGACGTACAGGCCGCGCTGAAAGAGCCGACACTGAAAGTCGAAAAGACTGACGCGTTCATGACCGCATTCGTCGGCATCAACAGTCAGCATGCGCCACTGGACAAGCCGGAAGTGCGTCAGGCAATCAACCTCGCCTTCGACAAGGCCAACTACATCAAGGCTGTGTTTGAAGACACCGCAGAAGCGGCCAATGGCCCCTATCCGCCGAACACCTGGAGTTACGCGAAGAGTCTGCCGGGTTACCCGCACGATGTCGCCAAAGCCAAGGCGCTGATGGCCAAGGCCGGTTTAAAGGACGGCTTCCAGACCACGATCTGGACGCGCCCGTCAGGCAGCCTGCTAAACCCGAATCCAAGCCTCGGTGCGCAACTGCTGCAATCGGATCTGGCGGAAATCGGCATTCAGGCAGAAATCCGCGTGATCGAATGGGGCGAATTGATTCGTCGCGCCAAAGCTGGCGAGCATGACCTGCTGTTCATGGGCTGGGCCGGTGACAATGGCGACCCGGACAACTTCCTCACGCCGCAGTTTTCCTGCGCCGCGGTCAAATCGGGCACCAACTTTGCGCGGTACTGCAATGCCGATCTGGACAAGCTGATCAGTGCCGGCAAGACCACCAGCGAACAAGGCGTGCGTACCAAGCTGTACGAACAGGCGCAGACGCAGATTCAGCAGCAGGCGTTGTGGCTGCCGCTGGCGCATCCGACGGCTTACGCGCTGACCCGCAAGGACGTGCAGGGTTACTCGGTAAGCCCGTTCGGTCGCCAGGACTACTCGAAGGTCAACCTCAAATAA
- a CDS encoding aldehyde dehydrogenase: MTTLTRADWEQRARDLKIEGRAYLNGEYTDAVSGETFECISPVDGRLLGKIASCDAADAQRAVENARATFNSGVWSRLAPTKRKATMIRFASLLKQHAEELALLETLDMGKPISDSLYIDVPGAAQALSWSGEAIDKIYDEVAATPHDQLGLVTREPVGVVGAIVPWNFPLMMACWKLGPALSTGNSVILKPSEKSPLTAIRIAALAVEAGIPKGVLNVLPGYGHTVGKALALHNDVDTLVFTGSTKIAKQLMIYSGESNMKRVWLEAGGKSPNIVFADAPDLQAAAESAASAIAFNQGEVCTAGSRLLVERSIKDTFLPMVIEALKAWKPGNPLDPATNVGALVDTQQMNTVLSYIESGHTDGAKLVAGGKRILQETGGTYVEPTIFDGVSNAMKIAQEEIFGPVLSVIAFDTAEQAIQIANDTPYGLAAAVWTQDISKAHLTAKALRAGSVWVNQYDGGDMTAPFGGFKQSGNGRDKSLHAFDKYTELKATWIKL; the protein is encoded by the coding sequence ATGACCACCCTGACTCGTGCCGATTGGGAACAACGCGCTCGCGACCTGAAGATCGAAGGCCGCGCCTACCTCAACGGCGAATACACCGACGCCGTCTCCGGCGAGACCTTCGAGTGCATCAGCCCGGTCGATGGCCGTCTGCTTGGCAAGATTGCCAGCTGTGACGCCGCCGACGCCCAGCGCGCCGTGGAAAACGCCCGCGCCACCTTCAATTCCGGCGTCTGGTCGCGCCTGGCGCCGACCAAGCGCAAAGCCACCATGATCCGTTTCGCCAGCCTGCTGAAACAGCACGCCGAAGAACTGGCCCTGCTCGAAACCCTCGACATGGGCAAGCCGATCAGTGACTCGCTGTACATCGATGTTCCGGGTGCGGCGCAAGCGCTGAGCTGGAGCGGTGAAGCGATCGACAAGATTTACGACGAAGTCGCAGCCACCCCCCACGATCAACTGGGTCTGGTGACCCGCGAGCCAGTTGGCGTGGTTGGCGCCATCGTGCCGTGGAACTTCCCGCTGATGATGGCTTGCTGGAAACTCGGCCCGGCATTGTCGACCGGTAACTCGGTGATCCTCAAACCATCGGAAAAATCGCCACTGACCGCCATCCGCATCGCCGCGCTGGCTGTTGAAGCCGGTATTCCGAAAGGCGTGCTCAACGTGCTGCCGGGCTACGGCCACACCGTGGGCAAGGCGCTGGCCCTGCACAACGACGTCGATACGCTGGTGTTTACCGGTTCGACCAAGATCGCCAAGCAACTGATGATCTACTCCGGCGAATCGAACATGAAACGCGTCTGGCTGGAAGCCGGTGGCAAGAGTCCGAACATCGTCTTTGCCGATGCGCCGGACCTGCAAGCGGCCGCCGAATCCGCCGCCAGCGCCATCGCCTTCAACCAGGGCGAAGTCTGCACCGCCGGTTCGCGTCTGCTGGTCGAGCGTTCGATCAAAGACACATTCCTGCCGATGGTGATTGAGGCGCTGAAAGCCTGGAAGCCGGGCAATCCGCTGGACCCGGCGACCAATGTCGGTGCACTGGTGGATACGCAGCAGATGAATACCGTGCTGTCGTACATCGAATCCGGCCATACCGACGGCGCCAAATTGGTCGCTGGCGGCAAGCGCATCCTGCAGGAAACCGGTGGCACCTACGTCGAGCCAACGATTTTCGACGGCGTGAGCAACGCGATGAAGATCGCTCAGGAAGAGATCTTCGGCCCGGTACTGTCGGTTATCGCTTTCGACACTGCCGAGCAAGCGATTCAGATCGCCAACGACACGCCTTACGGTTTGGCCGCTGCGGTCTGGACCCAGGACATCTCCAAGGCGCACCTGACCGCCAAGGCGCTGCGCGCCGGTAGCGTGTGGGTCAATCAGTACGATGGCGGCGACATGACCGCGCCGTTTGGCGGCTTCAAGCAGTCGGGCAACGGTCGCGATAAATCGCTGCATGCGTTCGACAAGTACACCGAGCTGAAGGCGACGTGGATCAAGCTGTAA
- the radC gene encoding DNA repair protein RadC: protein MSIRDWPAAERPREKLLEHGSGSLSDAELLAIFLRTGVSGKSAVDLARHLLNQFGSLRVLLEADLAAFSEQLGLGPAKYAQLQAVLEMARRHLAERMRKKPALENPQVVRDYLKAMLRHEPHEVFGCLFLDSKHQVLNFEALFRGSIDNTSVHPREVVKRALANNAAAVILCHNHPSGNTDPSQADRLLTKRLQKALELIDVRVLDHFIVGDGEPLSMAECGWM, encoded by the coding sequence ATGAGTATTCGCGATTGGCCTGCGGCGGAACGCCCGCGGGAGAAGCTACTGGAACACGGCTCGGGAAGCCTTTCCGATGCCGAATTGCTGGCGATTTTTCTACGTACCGGGGTCTCCGGAAAAAGCGCGGTGGATCTGGCGCGACATCTGTTGAACCAGTTCGGCAGCCTGCGGGTTTTGCTCGAAGCCGATCTGGCGGCGTTCAGCGAGCAATTGGGCCTCGGTCCGGCGAAATATGCCCAGTTGCAGGCGGTGCTGGAAATGGCGCGGCGGCATCTGGCCGAGCGCATGCGCAAGAAGCCGGCGCTGGAGAATCCGCAAGTCGTGCGCGATTACCTCAAGGCCATGCTGCGCCATGAGCCGCACGAGGTGTTCGGCTGTCTGTTTCTCGATTCAAAGCATCAGGTACTGAATTTCGAGGCGCTGTTTCGCGGTTCGATCGACAACACCAGTGTCCATCCACGAGAAGTCGTGAAGCGTGCTTTGGCCAATAACGCCGCCGCCGTGATCCTGTGCCACAACCATCCATCGGGGAACACTGACCCCAGTCAGGCAGATCGGCTGCTGACAAAGCGCCTGCAAAAGGCGCTGGAGCTGATTGATGTGCGGGTGCTGGATCACTTCATCGTTGGCGATGGTGAGCCGTTGTCGATGGCTGAGTGTGGCTGGATGTAA
- the rpmG gene encoding 50S ribosomal protein L33, translated as MRELIRLISSAGTGHFYTTDKNKRTTPDKIEIKKYDPVVRKHVIYKEGKIK; from the coding sequence ATGCGTGAATTGATTCGTTTGATCTCGAGCGCCGGTACTGGTCACTTCTACACTACCGACAAGAACAAGCGTACTACTCCGGACAAAATCGAGATCAAGAAATATGATCCGGTTGTTCGCAAGCACGTGATCTACAAGGAAGGCAAAATCAAGTAA